From a single Solanum dulcamara chromosome 4, daSolDulc1.2, whole genome shotgun sequence genomic region:
- the LOC129884329 gene encoding uncharacterized protein LOC129884329: MVRAGSDDSRRDKARFHQLSRYSTMILPTEEEKRLFIVMPKEAVIRGPSTRAALVGPNLGSGIVMIGLASGFTMIDTSKYISDKSHVLRYDSIELDDHLTFVEQPIAVLARNVHQLYSSSIPVVKVKWQYHPIKEATWQIKQDMQVQYPRLFEPLGFRVGRPL, translated from the exons ATGGTTCGAGCAGGGTCAGATGACAGTCGTCGAGATAAGGCCAGATTCCACCAACTCTCTCGATAttccactatgattctacccaccGAGGAGGAGAAA AGATTATTCATCGTCATGCCCAAAGAGGCAGTTATAAGAGGGCCAAGCACTAGGGCAGCTTTAGTGGGTCCCAATCTAGGTTCTGGGATAGTTATGATAGGCCTTGCTAGTGGTTTCACCATGATAGATACTAGCAAG TACATCTCTGATAAGTCGCACGTGCTTCGGTATGATTctattgagttggatgatcatcTGACCTTTGTTGAGCAGCCAATTGCTGTATTAGCTAGAAATGTTCACCAACTTTATTCCAGTTCCATCCCTGTTGTTAAGGTCAAGTGGCAATATCATCCGATCAAGGAGGCTACTTGGCAAATCAAGCAAGATATGCAGGTGCAGTACCCTAGATTATTTGAGCCTCTAG GTTTCCGTGTTGGAAggcctttataa